From a region of the Lactuca sativa cultivar Salinas chromosome 4, Lsat_Salinas_v11, whole genome shotgun sequence genome:
- the LOC111899852 gene encoding E3 ubiquitin-protein ligase RMA1H1, producing MASYLHETVLQNNINKNNDEFSLEKWNHSSNSIDKSENERSDNFDCNICLDTVHDPVVTLCGHLYCWPCIYKWIDLSHKANPLCPICKTEISEKTLIPLYVSTSTAKPNSQEKIVQIPHRPSMPSCGVHVMPCQQHNFHGFQQEAPNVTLPTSPISGMFGEMVYDGIFGNSRDFLFGYGDSYGLAGLSTRRARRQIVRDERSLGRICFFLLCCVMLCLLLF from the coding sequence ATGGCATCGTATCTCCACGAAACCGTGCTTCAAAACAACATTAACAAAAACAATGACGAATTCTCTCTTGAGAAATGGAATCACTCATCTAACTCCATTGATAAATCAGAAAATGAACGGTCAGATAATTTCGATTGTAATATTTGTTTAGACACGGTTCATGATCCGGTGGTCACACTTTGTGGACATCTCTATTGTTGGCCATGTATCTACAAATGGATTGATCTTTCACACAAAGCAAATCCACTATGCCCCATATGTAAAACTGAAATATCTgaaaaaaccctaattccattATACGTCTCTACCTCGACCGCAAAACCTAATTCTCAAGAAAAAATTGTCCAGATCCCGCATAGGCCCTCTATGCCTAGTTGTGGGGTCCATGTCATGCCATGTCAGCAACATAATTTTCATGGCTTTCAACAAGAAGCACCTAATGTAACTTTACCAACAAGCCCAATATCTGGAATGTTTGGGGAAATGGTGTACGATGGGATTTTTGGGAATTCGAGAGATTTTTTGTTTGGGTATGGAGATTCGTATGGTTTAGCTGGACTTAGTACACGACGAGCAAGAAGGCAAATAGTTCGAGATGAGAGGTCGCTTGGCCGAATTTGTTTTTTCTTGTTATGTTGTGTAATGTTGTGTCTtctcttattttga
- the LOC111899843 gene encoding pentatricopeptide repeat-containing protein At2g20710, mitochondrial: MRMIMKKLRTPPLASWNEFCCASSRVLRYSTQTLTPNHVNSTSSTATATTLYHRLVGFREPSIVPVLDQWVVEGRPIDQEDLHRIIKQLRKFSRYKHALQICQWMNDKPYLDVSHKSISVELDLISKVYGLKQAEDYFNKIPNNLRVWQVYGALLNCYKEAKSLEKAESTFQIMRDLGYSKSLTYNVMMGLYSTMLQYEKLDLLMDEMEQKGIPIDKFTYAIRLNAYAKTSEIPKMEKLLLKMEADPEIQMEWHAYTTVANGYLKTGDQENIEKAVVLLKKSEYLIRPSQKKIAYEILLTLYASAGRKSDVYRVWKVYKNMGKFYNHGYLCMMSSLAKLDCADDVAKLYEEWEKGCVYFDYQIPNLVITVYCKKGLLEKAEGVVERLVKGGHEPNASTWSRMAMGYVKNGGMEKAVEAMRKSILGSYKGWSVDTATLTSILEFLDRNGNADEAKEMIGLLERKGHLSEEVYENIVKKLSRTSVIDCQG, translated from the exons ATGAGGATGATAATGAAGAAACTGCGCACGCCTCCTTTAGCCTCATGGAATGAATTTTGTTGCGCTTCGTCTAGGGTTTTGCGTTACTCCACACAAACCCTAACCCCTAATCACGTAAACAGTACATCTTCAACTGCTACCGCTACCACTTTGTACCACAGACTCGTCGGTTTTCGAGAACCTTCAATTGTCCCGGTTCTAGACCAATGGGTAGTAGAAGGAAGACCCATCGACCAAGAAGATCTCCATCGGATTATTAAGCAGCTTCGGAAATTCAGCCGCTACAAGCACGCTCTCCAG ATTTGCCAATGGATGAACGACAAACCGTACCTCGATGTTTCACATAAAAGTATTTCAGTCGAGCTCGATTTAATATCAAAAGTTTACGGTCTAAAGCAAGCCGAGGACTACTTCAATAAAATCCCAAATAATTTACGTGTTTGGCAAGTTTATGGCGCCCTTCTCAATTGCTATAAGGAAGCAAAATCATTGGAAAAAGCCGAATCCACCTTTCAAATAATGCGGGATTTAGGTTATTCAAAGTCGTTAACCTACAATGTCATGATGGGATTGTATTCCACTATGTTACAATACGAAAAACTCGACCTTTTAATGGACGAAATGGAACAAAAAGGTATACCTATCGATAAATTCACGTACGCTATTCGATTAAACGCGTACGCGAAAACCTCAGAAATACCAAAAATGGAAAAACTTTTACTAAAAATGGAAGCGGACCCCGAGATCCAAATGGAATGGCACGCGTATACAACGGTGGCAAACGGTTACTTGAAAACCGGTGATCAAGAAAATATCGAAAAGGCGGTTGTTTTATTAAAGAAATCCGAGTATTTAATAAGACCAAGTCAAAAAAAGATAGCTTATGAAATTCTACTCACTCTATACGCTTCCGCCGGACGAAAATCCGATGTTTATCGCGTATGGAAGGTTTATAAAAATATGGGGAAGTTTTATAATCACGGGTATCTTTGTATGATGAGTTCGCTTGCCAAGTTGGATTGTGCTGATGACGTGGCGAAGCTGTATGAAGAGTGGGAAAAGGGATGTGTGTACTTTGATTATCAAATCCCGAATCTTGTTATTACGGTTTATTGTAAGAAGGGGTTGCTTGAAAAGGCGGAGGGGGTGGTGGAGAGGCTTGTGAAGGGGGGACATGAGCCGAATGCTTCCACGTGGTCTCGGATGGCAATGGGTTATGTTAAAAATGGTGGAATGGAAAAGGCGGTTGAGGCGATGAGGAAATCGATTTTGGGGAGTTATAAGGGATGGAGTGTGGATACGGCTACTTTAACTTCGATTCTTGAGTTCTTGGATCGGAATGGGAATGCCGATGAAGCTAAGGAAATGATTGGATTACTTGAGCGGAAAGGGCATTTGTCGGAAGAGGTTTATGAGAATATAGTGAAAAAATTGTCGAGGACATCTGTTATTGATTGTCAAGGCTAG